A stretch of Lactuca sativa cultivar Salinas chromosome 6, Lsat_Salinas_v11, whole genome shotgun sequence DNA encodes these proteins:
- the LOC111901967 gene encoding uncharacterized mitochondrial protein AtMg00810-like produces the protein MNRETNFFLRLQVKQVPQGIFIHQEKYTSELLKKYPMDNYSSPKVPMVFGYKISTDSSRESVDHKTYRGMIGSLMYLTASRPDIVFATGLCARYRADPKVSHMTVVKQILRYLKGSKALGLWYPAANDFILQAFTDADHVECRLDRKSTSGGCQFLVGTLISWSSRKQNCVSLSTVEAE, from the coding sequence atgaatagagagactAATTTCTTTCTTAGACTTCAAGTGAAACAggtccctcaagggatattcatccATCAGGAGAAATACACCTCAGAACTTCTAAAGAAATACCCAATGGACAACTACTCCTCTCCCAAGGTCCCAATGGTCTTCGGATATAAAATTTCTACTGATTCGTCCAGAGAATCAGTAGACCACAAAACTTATAGAGGAATGATTGGCtcattgatgtacctcaccgcaagcagaccaGACATTGTCTTCGCAACAGGCCTATGCGCAAGATACCGGGCCGATCCGAAAGTATCACATATGACTGTAGTTAAGCAAATTCTCAGATACTTGAAGGGAAGCAAAGCTCTTGGCCTCTGGTATCCTGCAGCGAACGACTTCATTCTTCAAGCATTCACAGATGCGGATCATGTCGAATGCAGATTGGACAGAAAAAGCACTTccggtggctgtcaatttctcgTTGGAACACTCATCAGCTGGTCATCAAGGAAACAAAATTGTGTCTCATTGTCTACCGTAGAAGCTGAATAA